One Owenweeksia hongkongensis DSM 17368 genomic region harbors:
- a CDS encoding ArsR/SmtB family transcription factor, translating to MENNSCIRQQADIEQVNRCKDTVSELGESFDYLANGLSLVGNSVRLKILYLIFKEKRLCVCDLSDILGMNISAISQHLRKMKDRSLLETERDAQTIFYSLTTEYENMLNPFFEILDENKILETI from the coding sequence ATGGAAAATAATTCTTGCATAAGACAACAAGCGGATATAGAGCAAGTAAACCGTTGCAAAGACACCGTTTCGGAATTAGGCGAGTCATTCGACTATTTGGCAAATGGACTTTCATTGGTGGGGAACAGCGTTCGACTTAAAATCCTATACCTAATCTTTAAGGAAAAAAGACTTTGCGTTTGCGATTTGAGCGACATTCTCGGAATGAATATTTCTGCTATTTCTCAACATTTAAGGAAAATGAAAGATCGAAGTCTATTAGAAACAGAAAGAGATGCTCAAACCATTTTTTACTCACTCACAACTGAATACGAAAACATGCTAAATCCGTTTTTTGAGATACTTGATGAAAACAAAATTTTAGAAACGATATGA